One Eubacteriales bacterium mix99 genomic window carries:
- a CDS encoding DUF4127 family protein: MAKIIYVPLDERACNYIFPQSFARMADGVELLVPPREYMGEMKIPADYKRIWQWIFQNAPDCEYAILSVDTLVYGNIINSRIHHRSREECEKTLDNFRKLKKQNPALRIHAFNLVARVAASNDSHEDPDYWENYGKLIWRYAYLKDKIDRGHASDEEKAGLPKQTARIPSEYLEDFLARRKVDRFVNLYCVDLVGEGIFDLLTIPKDDTAEYGYAAMDQSAIAKKVREERLMNRVFVYPGADEVGCVIFARVLNLIHHYMPRVYVHYSSTLGPAIVPLYEDRPLNESIKSQITSVGGILEDNPDRSDCMLAINSPGKYMIESSNQGTKDLTFSSHINMHEFLRYIGYYVDNYRKAVGLAEVSVSNGCENEFMDYAAISGVLDQVQAVGGWNTSQNTIGVVLAQTVLASYYHRFQKSLRQFRLSEEFKLRSIVCDWLYQSNVLRSFLKETKGKLDPFALGENREATCSYFREHLDGLIHLKFGGKYKGADIVLDHLSFDWDGANFINLHVSLENIKMPASSSTVPIPEIPKF, encoded by the coding sequence ATGGCAAAGATAATTTATGTCCCCCTGGATGAAAGGGCATGCAACTATATCTTCCCGCAAAGTTTTGCCCGGATGGCCGATGGGGTGGAGCTGCTGGTCCCGCCGCGTGAATATATGGGGGAGATGAAAATTCCGGCGGACTATAAGCGGATCTGGCAATGGATCTTTCAAAATGCGCCGGATTGTGAGTATGCCATACTTTCCGTGGATACTCTGGTTTATGGCAACATTATCAATTCACGGATTCATCACCGCAGCCGTGAGGAATGTGAAAAGACGCTGGACAACTTCAGAAAGCTGAAGAAACAGAATCCAGCCCTTCGGATCCATGCATTTAACCTTGTGGCCAGGGTGGCGGCCTCCAATGATTCCCACGAAGATCCGGATTATTGGGAGAATTACGGCAAACTGATCTGGCGTTATGCCTACCTGAAGGACAAAATCGATCGCGGTCATGCCAGCGATGAAGAAAAGGCCGGGCTGCCAAAGCAGACTGCCCGGATCCCGTCAGAATATCTGGAGGACTTTCTGGCGCGCCGGAAAGTGGACCGTTTTGTCAACCTTTATTGTGTTGATCTTGTAGGGGAAGGGATCTTCGATCTTCTCACCATACCCAAGGATGATACGGCGGAATATGGGTATGCAGCCATGGATCAGTCCGCCATTGCCAAAAAAGTTCGGGAAGAAAGGCTGATGAACCGGGTATTCGTTTATCCGGGTGCTGATGAGGTCGGCTGTGTGATTTTTGCCCGGGTTCTGAACCTGATTCATCACTATATGCCCCGTGTCTATGTTCATTATTCTTCCACGCTGGGGCCGGCGATTGTGCCGCTTTATGAAGATCGTCCCCTGAATGAAAGCATAAAATCGCAGATCACTTCCGTCGGTGGCATACTGGAAGATAATCCGGACCGTTCCGACTGTATGCTGGCGATTAATTCTCCGGGGAAATACATGATTGAATCTTCCAATCAGGGGACCAAGGACCTGACATTCTCCAGCCATATCAACATGCATGAATTCCTGCGATATATCGGGTACTATGTGGACAATTACCGAAAAGCCGTTGGCCTTGCGGAGGTTTCGGTAAGCAACGGCTGCGAGAATGAATTTATGGATTATGCTGCAATCTCCGGGGTATTGGACCAGGTACAGGCAGTCGGCGGCTGGAATACTTCGCAGAATACCATCGGCGTGGTTCTGGCCCAGACGGTTCTGGCAAGCTATTATCACCGCTTCCAAAAGAGCTTAAGACAATTCCGCCTGTCAGAGGAATTCAAGCTGCGCAGCATTGTCTGTGACTGGCTTTACCAGTCCAACGTTCTCCGGTCCTTTTTGAAAGAGACAAAAGGGAAGCTCGATCCATTTGCATTGGGAGAGAACCGGGAGGCAACCTGCAGCTATTTCAGGGAACATCTGGATGGGCTGATTCATCTGAAATTTGGAGGAAAGTATAAGGGCGCCGATATCGTTCTGGATCACTTGTCCTTTGACTGGGACGGTGCAAACTTTATCAATCTTCACGTTTCTCTGGAAAACATAAAGATGCCCGCATCGTCTTCCACGGTACCGATTCCGGAGATCCCGAAGTTTTGA
- a CDS encoding FAD-dependent oxidoreductase: protein MGKRILIVGGVAGGASVAARARRLDEQAEIIMFEKGPHVSFSNCALPYYLSRTVQVSSALVLMSPDQFRKQYRIEARVNCEVTRIIRKDKTIVVRNLETNEEYKESYDKLVLSPGAAPIRPKSMEGAEGPNVFTIRNVVDIRKLDDYLTANDVNNVAVVGGGFIGVEVTENLILSGKQVSLVEALDQILTPFDYDMAQILHKEMLDHGVNLILGDGVRKIREDAIELQSGREVTAQAVVLAIGVRPEIGLARDAGLEIGSAGGIRVNHNYLTSDPDIYAVGDAIEVYNQLTRQPARLPLAGPAQRQARAAADHMYGIPHNHKGVIGSSVVRLFDLNAAATGLNEKSAKAAGIPYDFSYTIPPDKVGLMPDSSPLHFKLLYGYPTGKILGAQAIGKGDADKRIDVIATLISMGGTLEDLKELELCYSPMFGTARDAVNHAALVSLNLLYGRFRQVPVSKVRDLVESGAFIVDVREKNEFNQGHLVNAVNIPLSELRDRVDEIPKDRTVYLHCRSSQRSYNAVMALQNMGYDNVVNISGSFLGICCYEYYMDQVTERKKIVTEYNFK from the coding sequence ATGGGTAAAAGAATATTGATTGTAGGCGGGGTGGCCGGAGGGGCTTCCGTTGCCGCAAGAGCGCGCAGACTGGATGAACAGGCTGAAATCATTATGTTTGAAAAAGGGCCTCACGTTTCCTTCTCCAATTGTGCACTGCCCTATTATTTAAGCAGAACGGTACAGGTAAGCAGCGCACTTGTCCTGATGAGCCCGGACCAGTTCCGGAAGCAGTATCGCATTGAAGCGAGAGTAAACTGTGAGGTGACCAGGATTATCCGGAAGGACAAGACAATCGTGGTCCGAAACCTGGAAACGAATGAGGAATATAAGGAATCCTATGATAAGCTTGTCCTTTCGCCGGGTGCAGCCCCCATCCGTCCGAAAAGTATGGAAGGCGCTGAAGGTCCGAATGTTTTTACCATCCGGAATGTTGTGGATATCCGGAAGCTGGACGATTATCTTACCGCCAATGATGTTAACAACGTGGCAGTTGTCGGTGGCGGCTTTATCGGTGTGGAAGTGACGGAAAATCTGATTCTTTCCGGAAAACAGGTCAGTCTTGTGGAGGCTCTCGATCAGATTCTGACGCCCTTTGATTACGATATGGCCCAGATACTTCACAAGGAAATGCTGGATCATGGGGTCAACCTGATCCTGGGGGATGGAGTCCGTAAAATCAGGGAAGATGCCATAGAATTGCAGTCCGGCCGCGAAGTCACCGCGCAGGCTGTGGTGCTGGCAATCGGTGTTCGTCCGGAGATCGGACTGGCCAGGGATGCCGGGCTTGAGATCGGGTCAGCCGGAGGCATCCGGGTGAATCATAATTATCTGACCAGCGATCCGGATATTTATGCTGTGGGAGATGCCATAGAGGTTTACAATCAATTGACCCGGCAGCCTGCCCGTCTTCCCCTTGCAGGCCCTGCGCAGAGACAGGCACGGGCAGCAGCCGACCACATGTATGGTATTCCACATAATCACAAGGGTGTAATCGGATCTTCCGTCGTCAGGCTGTTTGATTTGAATGCCGCAGCGACGGGCCTGAATGAGAAGAGTGCGAAAGCCGCAGGTATTCCCTATGACTTTTCCTATACCATTCCGCCGGATAAGGTTGGCCTGATGCCTGACAGCAGTCCATTGCACTTTAAGCTTCTGTATGGGTATCCGACAGGAAAGATTCTCGGCGCACAGGCAATCGGGAAAGGGGATGCCGATAAAAGGATTGATGTCATTGCCACTTTGATCTCAATGGGTGGAACACTGGAGGATCTGAAGGAACTGGAACTCTGCTATTCGCCTATGTTTGGCACAGCCAGGGACGCTGTAAATCATGCGGCACTGGTGTCACTCAATCTTTTGTATGGAAGATTCCGTCAGGTTCCGGTCAGCAAGGTCCGGGATCTGGTGGAAAGCGGTGCATTTATCGTGGATGTCCGGGAGAAGAATGAATTCAATCAGGGGCATCTGGTGAATGCAGTGAATATACCGCTGAGTGAACTGAGAGACCGGGTGGATGAAATTCCAAAGGACCGGACGGTTTATCTGCACTGCCGTTCCAGCCAGAGAAGCTACAATGCGGTTATGGCACTGCAAAACATGGGATATGACAATGTCGTGAACATTTCCGGCTCGTTCCTGGGAATTTGCTGCTATGAATATTATATGGACCAGGTTACGGAAAGGAAAAAGATCGTTACAGAGTATAACTTTAAATAA